TGCTGGTGTTCGGCGCTGGTCCCCTGCCACCTCTGGGCGTGGCGGGTGCCGCGGCGAGCACCGTGACCTGCAATGCCGTGTCGGCCGTGGGCCTCCTGGCGTGGCTTTCTCGCCCGGGCAAGCCCGTGCGCATACTCGGCGCGCGCTGGCAGGTGGAGCGCGCGGCGTTCCAGCACGTACTGCGGATCGCGCTGCCGTCCGCCATGAGCCCGATTCTGAGCAACGGCTCGATCGCGCTCGCAACCGCCTTCGTCGCAACCTTTGGCAGCCTGAGCGTCGCCGCGTACGGCATCGCCGCGCGTCTCGAATACATCCTCGTGCCCATCGCTTTCGGCTTCGGTGGTGCGCTCACTGCGATGGTGGCAGCCAACCTGGGCGCCAACCAGCCGGCGCGGGCCAAGCGCGTGACCTGGGCCGGCGCCGGCATGGTGTGGGCCGTCACCGGCTTGATCGGGGTCTGGGCCGCGCTCTGGCCGCAGGCGTGGATGACGCTGTTCACCTCCGATGCTGCGGTGCAGGCCGCGGGCAGTACCTACCTGCGCATCGTGGGCGGCTGCTACGGCTTTTTCGGGCTCGGGCTCGCGCTGTTCTTCGCCTCCCAAGGCGCCGGCCGGCTCGCGTGGCCGCTCTTGGCCAGCACCGTGCGGCTGCTGATCGTCGCCATTGCCGGCTATGCCGCGGTGCACATCCTTGCAGCCCCGCCCGAAACCCTGTTCGGCGTGATCGCCCTGAGCCTCGCGGCCATGGGCCTGACCTTGGCGGCAGCCATCTACTTCGCAGACTGGGGCGCTAGGCCCTAGTTCACGATATCAGCCCCTATAGGTCTTTGGGCAAGGCAACCGGCGTGGGCCGCGGCAGCGCGAGGCCCCGGCGCTGCATCTCGGCTCGCAGCAGTTCGGGCCGGTCGGTCACGATCCCGTTGACGCCCATGTCCATCATCCGGTTCATCTGCGCCGCATCGTTGACGGTCCAGGCCAGCACTTTCAGGCCCAGCGCCTGCGCTTCCTTCACCTGCTCCGGAGTCAGGTCCCGCCAGAAGCAAGACCAGGTGTGGCCGCCCGCGGCCTTGATCATCTTCGGGACCGAGCCGAAGTCCTTGTGCTGGAAGCCCGCCGTCCAGGGCGAGCCGGCCGGGTTGTCCACCATGATGTTGTCGATGGAACGCGACTGCTGCATCGTCAGGTAGACGGTGGGGATCTCGGGCGCTTCCTTCTGCACGACCTGCAGCGTGCGCCAGTCGAAGGACAGGATGGACGAGCGCCGGGCGAGCCCGGCCTGGCGAATGGCGGCGATGACCAGCCGCGCGAATTCCTCGGGGCCGACCGTATCGGCAGGCGCCTGCGGCGTGATCTTGGTCTCGATGGCAAAGCGCACCTCCTCGTTGCCGGCGCTCTTCACCAGCGCGGCGAGCTCGGCGAACCGGGGAATGCGCGTGCCGTCGATCGGCTGCTGCTCGCTGAACGTCTTGGCGTAGTTGGACGAGGGCTTGATCCTGCCCACGTCGTACTTCGCCAAGTCGGCGGCGTTCAGGCTGACGAACGCCGCTCCCTGGTGGGCCAGGAATTTGCCGTCCGCGTCCCGCGTGATGTCGGCATTCAGGCGCGAGTCGTGCGAGATGAACAGGACGCGATCCCTGGTGATCGCGATGTCGAGTTCGAGCGTGCTGACGCCCACCCCCAGCGCATAGGCGAAGCCGGGCAAGGAGTTTTCGGGGTACGACCAGCGTGCGCCGCGGTGGCCCTGCAGATCGAACGGCGGAGGATCGGCCGGCTTCGCGTGCTGGGGCACGGCGCATCCGGCGAGGAGCGCGGCTGCGCACACGAGCATCGTGGCCTGCCTGGCTTTTTCGATGAATTTCCCCATGGGCGCTCCTCGGTCGATGGACGGGCTAGCTGAGCCTGGATTAGACCCGTGGCGCAGCCCGTTCCACTTAGTGAGATCACCGATGTTGTCGCGACGGGAGCAGATTGACGAGCGCCCCGTCTGAACCATCGGTGTCCCCGGAGCCTGAATCGCGTCCCGGGATGTCAGGGGATTGGCGCGCCTCGGCCTACGACGACGGACGGAGATCCAC
Above is a window of Ramlibacter tataouinensis DNA encoding:
- a CDS encoding MATE family efflux transporter encodes the protein MSAAALPASAATQRMLRGPVLPTLLGLATPNVLGLFANTVVIGFDGYIVGRLGPEALAGVAVVLPLAMLMLQMSAGGLGGSTTSVVARALGAGDTHQATRLAQHALLLGIGAALLFTLLFSGPAAYVLLGARGGVLAQAASYAGVLFAGAVAIWSVNVLAGIARGTGQMGATALALVATTAMHLTLCPLLVFGAGPLPPLGVAGAAASTVTCNAVSAVGLLAWLSRPGKPVRILGARWQVERAAFQHVLRIALPSAMSPILSNGSIALATAFVATFGSLSVAAYGIAARLEYILVPIAFGFGGALTAMVAANLGANQPARAKRVTWAGAGMVWAVTGLIGVWAALWPQAWMTLFTSDAAVQAAGSTYLRIVGGCYGFFGLGLALFFASQGAGRLAWPLLASTVRLLIVAIAGYAAVHILAAPPETLFGVIALSLAAMGLTLAAAIYFADWGARP
- a CDS encoding glycerophosphodiester phosphodiesterase codes for the protein MGKFIEKARQATMLVCAAALLAGCAVPQHAKPADPPPFDLQGHRGARWSYPENSLPGFAYALGVGVSTLELDIAITRDRVLFISHDSRLNADITRDADGKFLAHQGAAFVSLNAADLAKYDVGRIKPSSNYAKTFSEQQPIDGTRIPRFAELAALVKSAGNEEVRFAIETKITPQAPADTVGPEEFARLVIAAIRQAGLARRSSILSFDWRTLQVVQKEAPEIPTVYLTMQQSRSIDNIMVDNPAGSPWTAGFQHKDFGSVPKMIKAAGGHTWSCFWRDLTPEQVKEAQALGLKVLAWTVNDAAQMNRMMDMGVNGIVTDRPELLRAEMQRRGLALPRPTPVALPKDL